The DNA sequence AGTTGCATAGGAGTGACGCAGTACATGGGGGGAGACTCCAAGATATTTTTGTGTTATTTTATACGCGGAAATTCGACTGAGTTTTCCTCCCTGGTAATTACACCAGACATACTCTTTTTGCATGTTACATGTAAGCAGATAGGCATCTATTGCCTGTTTTGCAACTTTTGCCAGAGGAACAATGCGCTCTTTTTCTCCCTTTGCGTGCCTTACATGTAACCATCCGCCTTCTATATCGCCGAGTTCCAGCTCCAGACATTCGCTGATACGCGTGCCGCTTGCATATAAAAACAGTATAAGGGCATAGTCTCGCAAGCCTATCCAGTTGCTTCTGTCTATCAGGTCCAGACCGTGTAATATATCTTCATAAGATAAAAATTTCGGAAGAAGTTTTGGAATTTTTGCAAATTTCAGTTTCGTTTTTTCACTGCTGAATTGCTGTCTGTAGCAAAATTCAAAAAAGGCATTGACAGAGGAGAGCTTTCTGTTGAGTGTGCGTTTGTTTTCATACGAAGACAAGAGAGTCATAAGTTTTTGTGTATCAAGAAAAATCAACGGTTTGGAGAGTTTTTCTTCAATGGCACACAGATCACTTTTGTACGCCTCTACACTCTTTTTACTCAAAGCTCTTGTTACAGTAATATACTCTAAAAAAGCTTCCAGTTCGTTTGACATCTATTGTATAGAAATTTTCTCATTATCTACA is a window from the Sulfurimonas hydrogeniphila genome containing:
- a CDS encoding tyrosine-type recombinase/integrase, whose product is MSNELEAFLEYITVTRALSKKSVEAYKSDLCAIEEKLSKPLIFLDTQKLMTLLSSYENKRTLNRKLSSVNAFFEFCYRQQFSSEKTKLKFAKIPKLLPKFLSYEDILHGLDLIDRSNWIGLRDYALILFLYASGTRISECLELELGDIEGGWLHVRHAKGEKERIVPLAKVAKQAIDAYLLTCNMQKEYVWCNYQGGKLSRISAYKITQKYLGVSPHVLRHSYATSLIRGGADLRVVQELLGHASLLTTQIYTHIQKQDLKDTVEVCHPMAKESL